In Humulus lupulus chromosome 7, drHumLupu1.1, whole genome shotgun sequence, the following are encoded in one genomic region:
- the LOC133788716 gene encoding uncharacterized protein LOC133788716 isoform X2, whose translation MERKGEKEEEDIVCLDGSFFINDNYQLAEFTFGSQVIKLLCLQSASTDFDLTGQLVWPGAMLLNDYIANNVKLLQGCSVIELGSGVGITGILSSRFCHKFVLTDHNDEVIKILKRNVELHASKENHNSRAELMVEKLEWGNSEQICHILENHASGFDLILGADICFQQSSIPLLFRTVKKLLEVRGQGQCKFILAYISRAKC comes from the exons atggaaagaaagggagaaaaggaagaagaagatatAGTTTGCTTAGATGGATCTTTCTTCATCAATGACAA TTACCAGCTAGCTGAATTCACATTCGGTTCTCAAGTGATCAAGCTGCTTTGTCTCCAATCTGCTTCTA CCGATTTTGATCTGACCGGGCAATTGGTATGGCCTGGGGCTATGCTTTTGAATGATTACATTGCAAATAATGTTAAGCTACTCCAGGGATGCTCTGTTATTGAATTAGGTTCTGGTGTTG GTATTACTGGTATACTAAGTAGCAGATTTTGCCATAAATTTGTGTTAACAGATCATAACGATGAAGTAATTAAG ATCCTGAAGAGAAACGTAGAGttgcatgcatctaaagagaatCATAACTCTCGTGCTG AATTAATGGTTGAGAAACTAGAATGGGGAAATTCTGAGCAGATTTGTCATATTTTAGAAAACCATGCCAGTGGATTTGATCTTATTCTTGGAGCTGATATCT GCTTTCAACAATCGAGCATACCTTTGCTTTTCAGGACAGTGAAAAAACTCCTTGAAGTTAGAGGCCAAGGACAATGCAAATTCATACTAGCCTACATATCCCGTGCTAAGTG CTAA
- the LOC133788716 gene encoding uncharacterized protein LOC133788716 isoform X3: MERKGEKEEEDIVCLDGSFFINDNYQLAEFTFGSQVIKLLCLQSASTDFDLTGQLVWPGAMLLNDYIANNVKLLQGCSVIELGSGVGITGILSSRFCHKFVLTDHNDEVIKILKRNVELHASKENHNSRAELMVEKLEWGNSEQICHILENHASGFDLILGADICFQQSSIPLLFRTVKKLLEVRGQGQCKFILAYISRAK, translated from the exons atggaaagaaagggagaaaaggaagaagaagatatAGTTTGCTTAGATGGATCTTTCTTCATCAATGACAA TTACCAGCTAGCTGAATTCACATTCGGTTCTCAAGTGATCAAGCTGCTTTGTCTCCAATCTGCTTCTA CCGATTTTGATCTGACCGGGCAATTGGTATGGCCTGGGGCTATGCTTTTGAATGATTACATTGCAAATAATGTTAAGCTACTCCAGGGATGCTCTGTTATTGAATTAGGTTCTGGTGTTG GTATTACTGGTATACTAAGTAGCAGATTTTGCCATAAATTTGTGTTAACAGATCATAACGATGAAGTAATTAAG ATCCTGAAGAGAAACGTAGAGttgcatgcatctaaagagaatCATAACTCTCGTGCTG AATTAATGGTTGAGAAACTAGAATGGGGAAATTCTGAGCAGATTTGTCATATTTTAGAAAACCATGCCAGTGGATTTGATCTTATTCTTGGAGCTGATATCT GCTTTCAACAATCGAGCATACCTTTGCTTTTCAGGACAGTGAAAAAACTCCTTGAAGTTAGAGGCCAAGGACAATGCAAATTCATACTAGCCTACATATCCCGTGCTAAGTG A
- the LOC133788716 gene encoding uncharacterized protein LOC133788716 isoform X1 codes for MERKGEKEEEDIVCLDGSFFINDNYQLAEFTFGSQVIKLLCLQSASTDFDLTGQLVWPGAMLLNDYIANNVKLLQGCSVIELGSGVGITGILSSRFCHKFVLTDHNDEVIKILKRNVELHASKENHNSRAELMVEKLEWGNSEQICHILENHASGFDLILGADICFQQSSIPLLFRTVKKLLEVRGQGQCKFILAYISRAKCMDLMVPNEAKQCGLQITEVVGTRRAVSNLEGVIFEVTLQEGLSHF; via the exons atggaaagaaagggagaaaaggaagaagaagatatAGTTTGCTTAGATGGATCTTTCTTCATCAATGACAA TTACCAGCTAGCTGAATTCACATTCGGTTCTCAAGTGATCAAGCTGCTTTGTCTCCAATCTGCTTCTA CCGATTTTGATCTGACCGGGCAATTGGTATGGCCTGGGGCTATGCTTTTGAATGATTACATTGCAAATAATGTTAAGCTACTCCAGGGATGCTCTGTTATTGAATTAGGTTCTGGTGTTG GTATTACTGGTATACTAAGTAGCAGATTTTGCCATAAATTTGTGTTAACAGATCATAACGATGAAGTAATTAAG ATCCTGAAGAGAAACGTAGAGttgcatgcatctaaagagaatCATAACTCTCGTGCTG AATTAATGGTTGAGAAACTAGAATGGGGAAATTCTGAGCAGATTTGTCATATTTTAGAAAACCATGCCAGTGGATTTGATCTTATTCTTGGAGCTGATATCT GCTTTCAACAATCGAGCATACCTTTGCTTTTCAGGACAGTGAAAAAACTCCTTGAAGTTAGAGGCCAAGGACAATGCAAATTCATACTAGCCTACATATCCCGTGCTAAGTG CATGGATTTAATGGTTCCAAATGAAGCTAAGCAGTGCGGCTTGCAGATAACTGAAGTAGTTGGGACTCGGCGTGCTGTTAGTAATCTGGAAGGAGTTATCTTTGAGGTGACCCTTCAAGAAGGTTTAAGCCATTTTTAA